The DNA region CTGCGATAGAGGATCATTTTCTATCAGCAATTCGATCTGTGTCCTCAAACTTTTCCAAAAGTTCTACAAGCCTCTTAGCTGCACCATTAATTACTCCTCAGATCCAGAAGAATTTCTTCCAAACCTGTCGAAAGATGACATCGAGTTTTATGATGAATGCACAGCTGCCATTTTACAATGTTGGGAGACACCGGAGCCCTTCAGTATGTGGTCCCCCAGGCCGGGGACCGGTGTCTAAGTTCCCTATGAAAAAACGATGTTCAAATATTACACCTCCTAGCTCCCATGGTCATAAGGCAACAAGAGTACTACCTTCATGcatccttctttcattctgtTCGTGCTTTAAGGAAAAAGTCGTAAGCAATTGCATGTGTCTTCTTCAGGTCTTGGTAGCTCAGTACACCTGGAATTCTGGAGATGATGAAGCCACCGACGCATCTGCACGCCACTTGGCTGATTTTCATCCAAGCATTTGGGGCGATTATTTCCTCAACTATGCTTCTCAAGACCTAACACTGGTACAAAATCGATCACCTAACTCCGTTCCAATCTATACACAGGGATTTTGTTCGGCAATTGTATTCATTTGGATTAGATATGTGTGGTGTAACTATATGCATGCATCCTTCTATTGATACCGTATGGTATTTCCATAGGGCGAACAGTATATATGAATAATGCGCGGTTGCACCTTGCCATGCTCTTGATAACAACTAGTAAATTAAGATACATACACGTTAATTAACTACTGTTTCAATGATCATGAGGCTTGTCCAGTTCAGTTAAATTATCAATACaactaaaatatatgaaagaaaAGGTTGCTTATGTTGTCTGAGATAATATCTTGTTGAAGGTTGATGATGACAAAGCAGTGGAGCAAATTCAGGAACTGAAGTCAGAAGTGAAGAGGATGCTTGTCTCCGAAGATTATAGTAGGCCTGCTGAAAAACTAAATCTGATCAATCAGATTCAACGTTTAGGAATTGCCTATCACTTTGATAGAGAAATCAAGGATTTCCTTGAAGACATTTATGCCAGCATCCGTCGAAATGGCTCCACCGAGGATGAAGATGATCTGCACACTACAGCTCTCCAGTTTCGACTGTTGCGACAGCATGGTATCTGGATTTCATCGAGTACGTCTTCTCTCCATCTGATATATGAATTCGTCAGTTCAAGTTGTTCTATGCACCAATCAACTTAGTGGTGGATTGGTTTATGCTTCTAATTTACTGACACAATCGCCATCCATGGCGAATGAACTACTTACATAATAACGTCTGATCTGATCCTCTCCACAGGTGTCTTCGACAAATTCAAGGGCCGCGAAGGAAATTTTGATGCATCGCTAGTCAATGACGTGAGAGGGCTGCTAAGTTTGTATGAAGCGAGTCACTGTAGCAAACAAGGGGAAGAAACTCTGGATGAAGCACTTAGTTTCTGCTTTACCCACCTCAAATCCATGGAAGAGAAGCCTCTCATAGTAACTCATGCCTTGAAGCAGTGCATACATCGAGAGATGCCGAGGCTGGAGGCGAGACAATATATTGAGACATACCAAAGCATCGATTCCCACAATGAAGTCCTCTTGAGCTTGGCAAAGCTGGACTTCAACTTGACCCAGAAACTACACCAGAGGGAAGTCGCCGAAATCGCAAGGTTTGGTTATAACTGTTGGTTCTAAGTCTAAAATAACTCGGTTAATTAATTGGTGATAAGCCTTATTGAGATGGCTGGACTGACCCAAACGTCACCCAATCAGGTGGTGGAAAGATTTGGACTTCAAGAGGGAGCTACCTTTTGTGCGAGATAGGATCGCAGAATGCTACTTGTGGAACTTAGGCGTGTATTTTGAGCCTGAGTACTCGCTTGCCAGGAAATTTGTCACGAAAGCGATGGCAATGATCACGGCTGTTGATGACATATATGACTCTTATGGTACAATCGAAGAGCTGGAACTCTTTACAAGAGCTGTGGAGAGGTTAGATTATATAATCTGTCCAAATCGTCAATTGCAAATAGGTAATATTCAAAGTTAGTGTCATTTGATGTgtatcaataatatatatatttttcaggtGGGACATTAATGCCGCAGATGAGCTTCCTGGTTATATGCAAGTCTGTTATACAGCACTTCTTGATGTGTACTCCGGACTCGGAGATACGTTGGCTGAGGAAGGAAGATCATACTACCTCTACTATATGAAAGAAGCGGTAAAGCGAACGCTATCGACTTAGTTTCTTTCACTGAACACAACAAGCACCTAACGCCCATTTTCATGTGTATAAGTTTAGAGGAGTTTGATTAATCCTAATGGAAAGGAACAAATAGTTGAACATGGCTGATCAATTGACTGAGCTTATGTTGACACATTTTTGTGCGTCAATCGTTGTGTGATTATTTCTCAGGTGAAAATTATGGTTCGAATGTATTTTCAAGAAGCCAAATGGTTCAACAAACAGTACATACCCACGGTGGAGGAGTACATGGAAGTTGCAGTAGTAACACTTGGCTACCAAATGCTGATAGTCGCATCACTCCTCGGAATGCCAGAAATCACCACAGAGGATACCTTCCAGTGGTTGCTCAGTAACCCAAATATAGTGAGAGCATCAGCAGCAATCTGCCGGCTCATGGATGATATCGCTTCTCATAAGGTATGAGCGCATTGCTTGAGAAATTCTCCTTTAGCTTGAAAGAACCTGCTGGCTAGCTATACAGTTAATTAATCAGAATGTGTTGTGATCTATCATAGTTTGAGCAAGAGAGAGGACACGTTGCATCTGCGGTTGAATGCTGCATGAAGCAATATGGAGTTACGGAGCAAGAAGCAGAGAACGAGCTCAAGAAACAAGTCGAAGATGCATGGAAGGACATCAATGAAGGGTGGCTCCATCTCACTGAAGTACCACCCCATGTTCTCATGCGAATTGTCAACTATGCGCGTGCGGTCGATGTAATGTATAAGGATGGCGATTGCTTCACAAATTCGCAGACGAAGCTGAAGGATATTATAGCTTCTCTACTCGTTGATCCAGTTCCAGTTTGAGCATCACGATTGAAGTTGAGACATGGCTCGAAGACTATGAAAATCTTTCTTATGAGTCCAATTAATGACATATGTATTCCCAGTGTACTTTCTTTGTTCACTGAATAAAATGAAGCATCAACTTTCCCTATTTTGTCCAATTCTCTAGCACAAGCACTTCACAATTTTGGCACGAACATTATTTATCAATTTGTGACAAGTTTAATTGAAGAACTTGGAACCCTTCTAGAGGGCCATTTGATCCTGTGCTTAAACAGGGTAAGATATGCAATCCCAACAATCAGAAGAACTCCTGCACTAATCAGCCTGACGGTGACTCCAACAATCAGAGGCCGTCTGTCTTGATGTAACATTCTTCAAAAGAAATGGCAGAGTATCAAATTATGTATACCATggaaaacaaacaaaactCAGTTTGTGGCAAGTTCAACTGAGGAACTACGGGCGCTTCTAGAGGGCCATTTGATCTTGTGCTTAAGTGGGGTACAATAAGCAACACCGATAATGAGAAGAAGTCCTGCGGTAGTTAGCCCGACAGTGAGTCCAACAATGAGAGGCCGCCTGTCTCGATGTACATGGTTTCCATCAATGCTGCAGAATGCTCAGACACACACATAAGGTTGAACAGAGACTACTAAATGGTTATGGGTATTATCAAAACCTAGATATGAACTTGTTTAGTACTTACAGAAGTTTCAATTTCTTGTTCTTGGTTATACACCTTGGTATGGTGCCGGAGAAGTTATTATTCTAGAGAATGCTGCAAAATGGAATGAtatgaaatagaaaaatttgGAGATTAAACATCGGGGCAGCATGTTCTTTTTCACGGAAACAATGCATCTGCTCTGGTTATATGACTTACAGTAACTTTACATTTGGCAGCTTTCCGAGAAAATGAGGGTTTGATCTGCTTAACTTATTGTTCCCGAGATCTATGAAACCATAGAAGTCAGGGGAAAACTGTTACTATAACATCAAAACAGAGATATGTGATTTTCGGAAACTGATCACTCACATTGTCTTGAGGGCTCGCATTTGGATGAAGTCCAGGAGATGACCTTGGAGACCACCCGGACAGGTTCTATAGGAAAACGTCTCGGAAAGGTTCCTATAGGAAAACGTCTCATGACTTAGGTTGTGGTTCTGGTAGGCAATGTTATATGTTGACAAGATTGGGCTAACTGACATTGAAGTCACATTCGGAGTCGGGTAGAATTCACTGCAAGTCAGCCACTGCCAGCTAGAGTTCAAGGGAAGACATGCCCCGCTCCATCCTTGCAGCTGCTCAAACCCATCAATGATTGCTTTTGATCCAGCCACAGCACCGAACAGGGATCATCCCAAAAcacaaaattataatttctcgAACCAAACTGACTTTTAGATTTCATATGGTTAGAGGAAAGTGCTTGATGTGTATCTGGTGTTTGTGAATGCGCACTCGAGGATTAGAATAGTATTGCAGCGGTTGCTCAACGTCATCTTGTGATGTAGCTCTATACCTGGATATACACTGAATCATAAAACTCAATCGCGTTAATAATTGGTGGCAGGTCAGATTTATTCGGGATCAGGTACACAGCTGGATCATCTATGGATTGGATCCCGAAAGAGGTGCAATTTCGGTACTGTGGCCTGACTGTGTAGAAGTATACATCTGAGATGTAAAAGTCGAACAATCGCAGATTATGTACAGGAGTTGGCTCCACAAAGTGCAGCTCAAAGTATAGCGAAAGTCCATGTGAACCTTGGAAATAGAGCGGAAACTCAAATTCTGCTGATGGAGCCATAATTGCATGAAGCAATGCTGGATCTGGTGGGTAATCCACGCTTGTGGATATGATGAAAGTGAAATATGCAGTCAGGCTTAGCACACCAAAATCAGACTCATTCCTTGGTTGCCATCCCCAATTGTCCTTGTCCTGCGGGTACCTGGCTGATGGAGAAAAAATTAGCCCACATTAAGATTTTCTATGTTGAAGATGACTTACCCAAGAATCGAATCAGTTGCACCATACATGTACCCGTAAAGAGTGTGCCATGCCATATCACTGCTCATATTTGCATACATTCCATCGGGTAAGGGCAACAGCTCTAACGTTGATATAAAAGGATACTGCCCATCCTGAGTCCGGGCTAAGCTGACACTTATACTTTCTCTAGGACTCGTATAGATCAGCTCTTCATGCTGCGGCCCCACAATTGAGGTCGAGACAGCTGCCCATTGTTTCCCATTGAACTCGAGATAGAACATTGGCGGCTGGGAGAGTCCATCATGTTTCCCATAATGAAACCCGGCTTTGATGAAGTTTCTCTTGTTTGTTATCACAGGTAAAATGTAACAGTTCTTATTCTGCTCTGTGAAGACACGGAGTGAGTTCAGTTGCTCTGCCACAGTTAGGTTGTTGTTGCCGCTGTTAGATAGCAGCTTGTTTTCGCCAGCCCGGATGAAATTCTCGTCTTCCCACCAGAAACTTTCCTCACTGTCACGGTAGCTCGTGCCGGACCACAGTCTATTCGAATCCATTCTGAATATCTGGAAATTAAAACAAACCCATATAACATTAATCCTATCCAACTAACACTTGAAATGTAGCCCACAGGCTTATCATTATTATCAGAAAGAGGATCTGAATTACCTTGAGATATGGCTTTGAGAGGTAAGAAAACCAGAACTAGCGACATTAGAATCCTCATTTCAATCCCTTGTTTCATTTCCATTGGTCATGAGATGAAGATCCATTTATACCGACATCAGGAGGTAGAGAAAGAGCAGAGATCAGCAAAAATTAATCTTTATTTGATGTTGCTTTTCCAGCAAAGAGTTCGCATGCAGCTTTGCTTTTGTCAGTTCCAAGGTCATTCGAGTTGCCATAAAATAAGCATGCTTTCGCTTTTTTCTcaatatcaaattattttcatgcCTTCctattggaaaaataaaat from Punica granatum isolate Tunisia-2019 chromosome 3, ASM765513v2, whole genome shotgun sequence includes:
- the LOC116201983 gene encoding (-)-germacrene D synthase-like gives rise to the protein MTSSFMMNAQLPFYNVGRHRSPSVCGPPGRGPVSKFPMKKRCSNITPPSSHGHKATRVLVAQYTWNSGDDEATDASARHLADFHPSIWGDYFLNYASQDLTLVDDDKAVEQIQELKSEVKRMLVSEDYSRPAEKLNLINQIQRLGIAYHFDREIKDFLEDIYASIRRNGSTEDEDDLHTTALQFRLLRQHGIWISSSVFDKFKGREGNFDASLVNDVRGLLSLYEASHCSKQGEETLDEALSFCFTHLKSMEEKPLIVTHALKQCIHREMPRLEARQYIETYQSIDSHNEVLLSLAKLDFNLTQKLHQREVAEIARWWKDLDFKRELPFVRDRIAECYLWNLGVYFEPEYSLARKFVTKAMAMITAVDDIYDSYGTIEELELFTRAVERWDINAADELPGYMQVCYTALLDVYSGLGDTLAEEGRSYYLYYMKEAVKIMVRMYFQEAKWFNKQYIPTVEEYMEVAVVTLGYQMLIVASLLGMPEITTEDTFQWLLSNPNIVRASAAICRLMDDIASHKFEQERGHVASAVECCMKQYGVTEQEAENELKKQVEDAWKDINEGWLHLTEVPPHVLMRIVNYARAVDVMYKDGDCFTNSQTKLKDIIASLLVDPVPV
- the LOC116201984 gene encoding probable LRR receptor-like serine/threonine-protein kinase PAM74, whose translation is MDSNRLWSGTSYRDSEESFWWEDENFIRAGENKLLSNSGNNNLTVAEQLNSLRVFTEQNKNCYILPVITNKRNFIKAGFHYGKHDGLSQPPMFYLEFNGKQWAAVSTSIVGPQHEELIYTSPRESISVSLARTQDGQYPFISTLELLPLPDGMYANMSSDMAWHTLYGYMYGATDSILG